From a single Mycolicibacterium moriokaense genomic region:
- a CDS encoding acyl-CoA dehydrogenase family protein — protein sequence MDRYELRRLDYSLSEDHEAVQSAYREFFKTHCPIETVRAAEESGFDKSLWERLCAMGATSMALPESSGGDGATLVDLTLVAEELGRALGPVPWIDHVCAARLLGRLCAVEPDVVNGKQLVAIDPQHESVSGVRLIPTGSIADHIIVRDGQDVVRLTFGTRPVKVDNIGKLPMAWVDPAAADERTVLGSGPQALTEYQRALDEWRVLTAAALVGLVEETMTIAAEFSKTRYTLGVPISTLQGISHPLANIAITVQSGRNLARRAAWFLDNEPDERPELAPSAFVFMAEEASKAATMAVHVQGGLGVSAEAAATAYLVRARGWALAGGDPGVTAKYIAEIVSARESR from the coding sequence ATGGACCGTTACGAACTGCGGAGGCTGGACTACAGCCTCTCCGAGGACCACGAGGCGGTGCAGTCCGCCTACCGGGAGTTCTTCAAGACGCACTGCCCGATCGAGACCGTGCGTGCTGCCGAGGAATCGGGCTTCGATAAGAGCCTGTGGGAACGCCTGTGCGCCATGGGCGCAACCAGCATGGCGCTGCCCGAGTCCAGCGGAGGTGACGGCGCCACCCTCGTCGATCTGACGTTGGTCGCCGAGGAACTGGGCCGAGCGCTCGGCCCGGTCCCGTGGATCGACCACGTGTGCGCGGCGCGGCTGCTGGGTCGCCTCTGCGCCGTCGAGCCGGACGTCGTCAACGGCAAGCAGCTGGTCGCGATCGATCCCCAACACGAGAGCGTATCCGGCGTCCGCCTGATCCCGACCGGCTCGATCGCCGACCACATCATCGTGCGCGACGGTCAAGACGTCGTTCGTCTGACATTCGGAACCAGGCCGGTCAAGGTCGACAACATCGGCAAGCTGCCGATGGCGTGGGTCGATCCGGCCGCGGCCGATGAACGCACGGTGCTGGGAAGCGGCCCGCAGGCGTTGACCGAATACCAACGGGCACTGGACGAATGGCGGGTGCTGACGGCCGCGGCCTTGGTCGGTCTCGTCGAGGAGACGATGACCATCGCCGCGGAGTTCTCCAAGACCCGTTACACCCTGGGCGTCCCGATCTCGACGTTGCAGGGCATCTCACATCCGCTGGCCAACATCGCCATCACCGTGCAGAGCGGACGGAACCTCGCGCGTCGGGCGGCGTGGTTCCTCGACAACGAACCCGACGAACGCCCGGAACTGGCGCCGTCGGCGTTCGTGTTCATGGCGGAAGAAGCGTCGAAGGCGGCGACGATGGCAGTGCACGTCCAGGGCGGACTGGGAGTGTCCGCGGAGGCCGCCGCCACCGCCTACCTCGTGCGCGCCCGTGGATGGGCGCTGGCCGGCGGTGATCCGGGAGTCACCGCCAAGTACATCGCTGAGATCGTCTCCGCTCGGGAAAGCAGGTAA
- a CDS encoding acyl-CoA dehydrogenase family protein, with amino-acid sequence MDFSRVELSDDDQAFLEEVRTFLRTHVTEEVIRRDRETGDNFDEGVHLALGAAGYLKKEWKPESEGGFNRLHNRIWQLEKRRAHVPWVTSGTTAMIARSVEKFGSPELKAEVMPGVYSGHIRLCLGYTEPEGGSDVATCKTRAVRDGDGWVINGSKMFTTGAHNCQYVFLITNTDPTAPKHKSLTMFLVPLDSPGIEIQGIRTVDGDRTNIVYYSDVRVDDKYRLGEVNDGWTVVREPLNVEHGAVEAAKDGLQDVSIMMHQASFMAAAVDKAAAKVAEVRPDGRRLIDDGSVAYRLGRSVARMEAAFSATSIFGRVALAQTMRDISPDLMDILGTAASLPIGTDGAADDGAAEYVYRFAPLVGIYGGTLEVFRNMIAQYVLGLGKPAYAPVAKKAS; translated from the coding sequence ATGGATTTCTCACGGGTCGAGCTGTCCGACGACGATCAGGCCTTCCTCGAGGAGGTGCGCACGTTCCTGCGCACCCACGTCACCGAGGAGGTCATCCGTCGGGACCGCGAGACGGGCGACAACTTCGACGAAGGTGTGCATTTGGCGCTCGGAGCGGCGGGCTACCTGAAAAAGGAGTGGAAGCCGGAGTCCGAGGGCGGCTTCAACCGCCTCCACAATCGCATCTGGCAGCTGGAGAAGCGACGGGCGCACGTTCCGTGGGTCACGTCGGGCACGACGGCGATGATCGCCCGCTCGGTCGAGAAGTTCGGCTCGCCCGAACTGAAAGCCGAAGTGATGCCTGGGGTTTACAGCGGCCATATCCGGCTCTGCCTGGGCTATACGGAACCGGAGGGCGGTTCCGACGTCGCCACGTGCAAGACCCGCGCGGTGCGCGACGGTGACGGCTGGGTTATCAACGGTTCGAAGATGTTCACCACCGGCGCGCACAACTGCCAGTACGTCTTCCTGATCACCAACACCGACCCCACCGCCCCGAAACACAAGAGCCTCACCATGTTTCTCGTCCCGCTCGACTCGCCGGGCATCGAGATCCAGGGCATCCGAACCGTCGACGGTGACCGCACCAACATCGTGTACTACAGCGACGTGCGCGTCGACGACAAGTACCGGCTGGGCGAGGTGAACGACGGCTGGACCGTGGTGCGCGAACCCCTCAACGTTGAGCACGGTGCGGTGGAAGCCGCGAAGGACGGTCTTCAGGACGTCTCGATCATGATGCACCAGGCCAGTTTCATGGCCGCCGCTGTGGACAAGGCGGCCGCCAAGGTCGCCGAGGTGCGTCCCGACGGTCGCCGCTTGATCGACGACGGCTCCGTCGCATACCGCCTCGGGCGAAGCGTCGCCCGGATGGAGGCGGCGTTCAGCGCGACGAGCATCTTCGGCCGCGTCGCGCTCGCCCAGACCATGCGCGACATCTCGCCGGACCTGATGGACATCCTGGGGACGGCCGCGTCACTGCCCATCGGCACCGACGGCGCCGCCGACGACGGTGCCGCCGAATATGTGTACCGGTTCGCGCCGTTGGTCGGCATCTACGGCGGCACCCTCGAGGTGTTCCGGAACATGATCGCGCAGTACGTACTTGGCCTGGGCAAGCCGGCGTACGCGCCTGTCGCCAAGAAGGCGTCGTAG
- a CDS encoding enoyl-CoA hydratase, with protein MSVGDRVDPDADPDAAGPIEPVRYDVLDTGVAVLTLNRPDRMNGWGGGLATSFYLYLDAAESDPDVRVIVVTGKGRAFCAGADMGDLTSISAATVDAAADTDVGKLVGARHPHFTTSMRKPVIAAINGACAGMGLTMALMCDVRFAADGAKFTTSFARRGLIAEYGISWILPRIVGQGVALDLLLSGRVFLADEAYRLGLVKEVVPPDELMARAIGYAEDIAANCAPSSLAVIKQQVYADTMRDVFVASDDAEKLMHESMQRPDFIEGITSFFEKRPPNFPPIQESGQGLPKGQDS; from the coding sequence GTGAGCGTTGGAGACCGCGTCGACCCTGATGCCGACCCCGACGCCGCCGGGCCGATCGAACCGGTGCGCTACGACGTCCTCGACACCGGCGTCGCGGTTCTGACCCTCAACAGGCCCGACCGGATGAACGGCTGGGGCGGCGGCCTGGCCACCTCGTTCTATCTCTATCTCGACGCCGCCGAGTCCGATCCCGATGTCCGGGTCATCGTGGTGACCGGGAAGGGTCGCGCGTTCTGCGCAGGCGCTGACATGGGCGACCTCACGTCGATCAGCGCCGCCACCGTCGACGCCGCCGCGGACACCGACGTCGGCAAGCTCGTCGGTGCGCGTCATCCGCACTTCACCACCTCGATGCGCAAACCCGTCATCGCGGCGATCAACGGCGCGTGTGCCGGCATGGGCCTGACGATGGCGCTCATGTGCGACGTCCGGTTCGCCGCCGACGGGGCGAAGTTCACCACGTCGTTCGCCCGCCGTGGCCTGATTGCCGAGTACGGGATCTCCTGGATCCTGCCGCGCATCGTGGGTCAGGGGGTCGCGCTGGATCTGCTGCTGTCCGGGCGGGTCTTTCTGGCTGACGAGGCCTACCGCCTGGGTCTGGTCAAAGAGGTCGTCCCGCCGGACGAACTGATGGCGCGCGCGATCGGCTACGCCGAGGACATCGCCGCCAACTGTGCCCCCAGCTCGCTGGCGGTGATCAAACAACAGGTGTACGCAGACACCATGCGCGACGTGTTCGTCGCCAGCGACGACGCCGAGAAGCTGATGCACGAGTCCATGCAGCGGCCTGACTTCATCGAGGGCATCACCAGCTTCTTCGAAAAGCGCCCGCCGAACTTTCCGCCGATCCAAGAATCGGGCCAAGGACTTCCGAAAGGACAGGACTCATGA
- a CDS encoding amidohydrolase family protein, translating into MSHKAIDCLVNVHFGETEKQPEFMLKVRDDYFKGPQSLYDQVELPQLLEEMEERGVEKAILMDSIAKPSVTARKFVDQRPDKFALAMGGVNLLRPMPSLRELTAVVRDLPVAYTAVGPSFWGDGQYPPSDAVYYPLYTKCAEIGLPLCINTGLPGPPIPGEAQNPIHLDRVCVRFPELKLCMIHGADPWWDVAIRLMIKYKNLRLMTSAWSPKRLPESLLHYMRTRGPDKVIFASDWPVLRMHRVVPEALALDLPADVLDNYLYNNANDFFFGPREEL; encoded by the coding sequence ATGAGCCATAAAGCGATTGATTGTTTGGTCAACGTGCACTTCGGCGAGACCGAGAAACAGCCCGAGTTCATGCTCAAGGTGCGCGACGACTACTTCAAGGGCCCGCAGTCGCTCTACGACCAGGTCGAGTTGCCCCAGCTGCTCGAGGAGATGGAGGAGCGCGGCGTCGAGAAGGCCATCCTGATGGACAGCATCGCGAAACCATCGGTGACGGCCCGCAAGTTCGTCGACCAGCGACCCGACAAGTTCGCCCTCGCCATGGGCGGTGTCAACCTGCTGCGACCGATGCCCTCGCTGCGGGAGCTCACCGCGGTGGTGCGGGATCTGCCGGTGGCCTACACCGCAGTGGGACCGAGCTTTTGGGGCGACGGCCAGTACCCGCCGAGCGACGCCGTCTACTATCCGCTCTACACGAAATGCGCGGAGATCGGGCTGCCGTTGTGCATCAACACCGGCCTGCCGGGACCTCCCATCCCCGGCGAGGCGCAGAACCCGATCCACCTCGACCGGGTTTGTGTGCGATTCCCGGAGCTGAAGCTCTGCATGATCCACGGCGCCGACCCGTGGTGGGACGTCGCGATCCGGCTGATGATCAAGTACAAGAACCTGCGCCTGATGACATCGGCGTGGTCGCCCAAGCGGCTGCCTGAGAGCCTGCTGCATTACATGCGCACCCGCGGACCGGACAAGGTGATCTTCGCCTCCGACTGGCCGGTGCTGCGGATGCACCGCGTGGTGCCAGAGGCTTTGGCGCTGGATCTGCCTGCTGACGTGCTCGACAACTACCTCTACAACAATGCGAATGACTTCTTCTTCGGCCCTCGAGAGGAGCTGTGA
- a CDS encoding SDR family NAD(P)-dependent oxidoreductase, producing MDLGLKDAAAVVVGGGRGMGLASARCLAEDGARVAVVGRTADVLEAAATDLAERGSPDALGLVADTTDADQVQRVFDELGARWGGELNILINAVGPGSVGGFEDLTDEQWRAAFDDGVLGMVRCVRSALPLLRKAEWARIVNFSAHSTQRQSAILPAYTAAKAALTSISKNLSLVLAKDEIMVNVVSPGSIASEALIGWAATVGVDGNDPYALMSAIDEHFGHPAHLPRAGLPDEMGPVVAFLASRRNSYMTGANINVDGGSDFT from the coding sequence GTGGATCTCGGATTGAAGGATGCGGCGGCCGTTGTCGTCGGGGGTGGCCGTGGCATGGGGCTGGCTTCTGCCCGCTGCCTCGCCGAGGACGGTGCGCGCGTGGCCGTCGTCGGCCGAACCGCGGACGTACTCGAGGCTGCCGCAACGGATTTGGCCGAGCGGGGCAGCCCTGACGCGCTCGGGCTCGTGGCCGACACCACGGACGCCGACCAGGTTCAGCGGGTGTTCGACGAATTGGGCGCGCGGTGGGGCGGTGAGCTCAACATCCTCATCAATGCGGTCGGGCCCGGGTCCGTCGGCGGCTTCGAGGATCTCACCGACGAGCAGTGGCGCGCCGCGTTCGACGACGGCGTGCTGGGCATGGTGCGCTGCGTGCGGTCCGCGTTGCCGCTGCTGCGAAAAGCCGAGTGGGCCCGCATCGTCAACTTCTCCGCTCACTCGACGCAACGTCAGAGTGCGATCCTGCCCGCCTACACCGCCGCCAAGGCGGCTCTGACGAGCATCTCGAAGAACCTGTCGCTGGTCCTCGCCAAGGACGAGATCATGGTCAACGTCGTCTCGCCGGGCAGCATCGCGTCGGAGGCGCTCATTGGGTGGGCGGCAACGGTCGGCGTGGACGGCAACGATCCCTACGCGTTGATGTCGGCCATCGACGAGCACTTCGGGCATCCCGCGCATCTCCCACGCGCGGGCCTGCCCGACGAAATGGGCCCCGTCGTAGCGTTTCTCGCGTCTCGGCGAAATTCGTACATGACCGGTGCCAACATCAATGTCGACGGCGGTAGCGACTTCACTTAG
- a CDS encoding TetR/AcrR family transcriptional regulator C-terminal domain-containing protein, translated as MARQATAEKRPRRERGSINPDDIIKGAFDLAEEVGIDNLSMPLLGKHLGVGVTSIYWYFRKKDDLLNAMTDRALRQYVFATPYVEAKDWRETLRNHARSMRKTFLGNPILSDLILIRSALSPRAARVGVQEVEKAIASLTEAGLSPEDAFDTYSAVSVHVRGSVVLERLREKNRAANEGPSDIDEAMAIDSESTPLLALVTEKGHHLGAADEKNFEFGLECILDHAERLIEDARSAKKPTRKR; from the coding sequence GTGGCTAGGCAGGCGACCGCCGAGAAGCGCCCACGGCGCGAACGGGGGTCCATCAATCCCGACGACATCATCAAGGGCGCCTTCGACCTGGCCGAAGAGGTGGGCATCGACAACCTGTCCATGCCGCTGCTCGGTAAGCACCTCGGGGTCGGCGTGACCAGCATCTACTGGTACTTCCGCAAGAAGGACGACCTGCTCAATGCGATGACCGACCGGGCACTGCGCCAGTACGTGTTCGCCACGCCCTACGTCGAGGCGAAAGACTGGCGCGAGACGCTGCGCAACCACGCCCGCTCGATGCGAAAGACGTTCCTGGGTAACCCGATTCTGTCCGATCTGATTCTCATTCGGTCAGCGCTGAGCCCGCGTGCGGCGCGGGTCGGGGTGCAGGAGGTCGAGAAGGCGATCGCCAGCCTGACGGAGGCGGGCCTGTCGCCCGAGGACGCGTTCGACACGTATTCCGCGGTGTCGGTGCACGTCCGCGGTTCGGTGGTGCTTGAGCGGCTTCGCGAGAAGAACCGGGCGGCCAACGAGGGGCCGAGCGATATCGACGAGGCGATGGCGATCGACAGCGAGTCGACGCCGTTGCTCGCGCTGGTCACCGAGAAGGGCCATCACCTGGGCGCGGCCGACGAGAAGAACTTCGAGTTCGGTCTCGAGTGCATTCTCGACCACGCCGAGCGGCTGATCGAAGACGCGAGGAGCGCCAAGAAGCCGACGCGCAAGCGCTGA
- a CDS encoding amidohydrolase family protein, producing the protein MTLDYMAIDVDNHYYETIDSCTRHLPKEFKRRGVHMLTEGKRTYAVIGGVVNHFIPNPTFDPIIEPGCLDLLFRGEIPEGVDPASLMKVDRLADHPEYQNRDARLKFLDKQNLETVFMLPTFFCGVEEALKHDIEATMATVHAFNLWLDEDWGFDRPDHRFLAAPVISLADPDRAVEEVEFVLSRGAKNVCVRPAPVPGRVKPRSLGDPSHDPVWARLAEAGVPVIFHLSDSGYLAIAAQWGGKATFEGFGKKDPLDQVLLDDRAIHDSMASMIVHQVFTRHPKLKVASIENGSYFVYRLIKRLKKAANTAPYHFKEDPVEQLRNNVWIAPYYEDDVKLLAETIGVDKILFGSDWPHGEGLADPMTFTADIPQFPEFSYEDTRKVMRDNALELLGANVTASA; encoded by the coding sequence ATGACTTTGGACTACATGGCGATCGACGTCGACAACCACTACTACGAGACCATCGACTCGTGCACCCGTCACCTGCCCAAGGAATTCAAGCGCCGCGGTGTGCATATGCTCACAGAGGGCAAGCGCACGTACGCGGTGATCGGCGGTGTGGTCAACCATTTCATTCCCAATCCCACATTCGATCCGATCATCGAACCCGGCTGCCTGGACCTGCTTTTCCGCGGTGAGATCCCCGAGGGCGTCGACCCGGCGTCGCTGATGAAGGTCGACCGCCTCGCCGACCATCCCGAGTACCAGAATCGCGACGCCCGCCTGAAGTTCCTCGACAAGCAGAACCTCGAGACGGTGTTCATGCTGCCGACGTTCTTCTGTGGTGTGGAGGAAGCCCTCAAGCACGACATCGAGGCGACGATGGCGACCGTCCACGCGTTCAATCTGTGGCTTGACGAGGACTGGGGCTTCGACCGGCCCGACCACCGATTCCTGGCGGCGCCCGTCATCTCGCTGGCCGATCCGGACAGGGCCGTCGAAGAGGTCGAGTTCGTCCTGTCCCGCGGAGCCAAGAACGTGTGCGTGCGGCCCGCGCCCGTGCCGGGCCGGGTGAAGCCGCGCTCCCTGGGCGATCCGTCGCACGATCCGGTGTGGGCGCGGCTCGCCGAGGCCGGCGTCCCCGTGATCTTCCACCTCTCCGACAGCGGCTATCTGGCGATCGCGGCGCAGTGGGGCGGCAAGGCCACCTTCGAGGGCTTCGGCAAGAAGGATCCGCTGGACCAGGTGCTGCTCGACGACCGCGCGATCCACGACTCGATGGCCTCGATGATCGTGCACCAGGTCTTCACCCGGCATCCGAAGTTGAAGGTGGCCAGCATCGAAAACGGTTCGTACTTCGTCTACCGCCTGATCAAGCGGCTCAAGAAGGCCGCCAACACCGCGCCGTACCACTTCAAGGAGGACCCGGTCGAGCAGCTGCGCAACAACGTGTGGATCGCGCCGTACTACGAGGACGACGTCAAGCTGCTGGCCGAGACGATCGGTGTCGACAAGATCCTGTTCGGTTCGGACTGGCCGCACGGCGAGGGTCTTGCCGATCCGATGACCTTCACCGCCGACATCCCGCAATTCCCCGAGTTCAGCTACGAGGACACCCGGAAGGTCATGCGCGACAACGCACTCGAGTTGCTCGGTGCGAACGTGACGGCCTCCGCGTAG
- a CDS encoding NAD-dependent epimerase/dehydratase family protein, producing MGASGFVGSHVVRKLVERGDDVRVYLRKSSRTVAIDDLDVERHYGDLYDEAALRAAMSGCDVVFYCIVDTRFYLRDPAPLFETNVESLRRVLDVAVDADLHRFVFCSTIGTIALGDGRTPVTEDMPFDWAGKGGPYIESRRAAEDLVLRYARERALPSVAMCVSNPYGPRDWQPTQGLMVQYAALGKMPVYIKGVFTEVVGVEDVADAFLLAGERGRIGERYIISETYMSMREMLETAATAVGAKPPRFGVPLAAAYAFGGVLSVASRLLRRDLPMNVTGVRLLHIMSEADNGKARRELGWRPRPAAESIRKAAQFYVEQTDGQVSARILR from the coding sequence ATGGGCGCCAGCGGGTTCGTCGGATCCCATGTGGTTCGAAAGCTCGTCGAACGCGGCGACGACGTCCGGGTGTATCTGCGCAAGTCCAGTCGGACGGTGGCGATCGACGACCTCGACGTCGAACGTCACTACGGCGACCTGTACGACGAAGCGGCACTGCGCGCGGCGATGTCCGGCTGCGACGTGGTGTTCTACTGCATCGTCGACACGCGCTTCTACCTACGTGATCCAGCGCCACTGTTCGAAACGAATGTCGAGAGCCTGCGGCGTGTGCTCGACGTCGCCGTCGATGCTGACCTCCATCGATTCGTGTTCTGCAGCACCATCGGGACGATCGCGCTTGGCGATGGACGTACACCGGTGACCGAGGACATGCCGTTCGACTGGGCGGGCAAGGGCGGACCGTACATCGAGTCACGCCGTGCGGCAGAGGATCTGGTGTTGCGGTATGCCCGCGAACGGGCGCTGCCTTCCGTCGCGATGTGCGTGTCCAACCCCTACGGTCCGCGCGACTGGCAACCGACCCAGGGCCTGATGGTGCAGTACGCGGCGCTGGGGAAGATGCCCGTCTACATCAAGGGGGTGTTCACCGAGGTGGTCGGCGTCGAGGATGTGGCCGACGCGTTTCTGCTGGCCGGTGAACGCGGGCGCATCGGGGAGCGCTACATCATCTCCGAGACCTACATGTCGATGCGGGAGATGCTGGAGACGGCGGCAACCGCAGTCGGGGCCAAGCCGCCGCGGTTCGGTGTGCCGCTCGCTGCCGCGTATGCCTTCGGCGGAGTGTTGTCGGTGGCGAGCCGACTGCTGCGACGCGACCTGCCGATGAACGTGACCGGGGTGCGGCTGCTGCACATCATGTCGGAGGCCGACAACGGAAAAGCCAGGCGCGAACTCGGATGGCGGCCCCGTCCGGCCGCCGAGTCGATACGCAAGGCCGCCCAGTTCTATGTCGAACAGACCGACGGTCAGGTCTCGGCCCGAATCCTGCGCTGA
- a CDS encoding dihydrodipicolinate synthase family protein, translating to MATAKEAREWARTNLRGIGNSLYTPFCGNDGDDIDWDAYRTLVRYCVGELHHPMLWCTSGIAEFWSLTMDERKRLLEVAIEEGRAADPNVVVQACTAAMSAKDCLELTLHAQEAGADIVYIQTPMMEAHGGEGVLKFFKYVAERTDIALGMFNSPSSGYVLTPAESARIYEEVPAVCATKEGAFRPMASRLLHDLAPDLTIWECDTTVYRAGWLRAGIVGPAQLGTSGYLYETPQHPVLSEYWELIWSDKLSEAMDYAEKSGMDQFGVDIRSWFTCYPGRADYFTHWGGAFKYAASVLGLPIGSYPHSRPPQAELPQEAKDTIDAAYRRYGLVGA from the coding sequence GTGGCGACGGCCAAAGAGGCGCGCGAGTGGGCCCGGACCAACCTGCGCGGCATCGGCAACTCCCTGTACACGCCGTTCTGCGGCAACGACGGCGACGACATCGACTGGGACGCCTACCGAACGTTGGTGCGCTACTGCGTCGGCGAGCTGCATCACCCGATGCTCTGGTGCACCAGCGGTATCGCAGAGTTCTGGTCGTTGACCATGGATGAGCGTAAGCGGTTGCTGGAGGTCGCAATCGAGGAGGGCCGCGCCGCCGATCCCAACGTCGTGGTGCAGGCCTGCACCGCCGCCATGTCGGCGAAGGACTGTCTGGAACTGACGCTGCACGCCCAAGAGGCGGGAGCCGACATCGTCTACATCCAGACGCCGATGATGGAAGCTCATGGCGGAGAAGGCGTCCTGAAGTTCTTCAAGTACGTCGCCGAGCGCACCGATATCGCGCTGGGAATGTTCAACTCGCCGTCGTCGGGATACGTGTTGACGCCCGCGGAGAGCGCGCGGATCTACGAAGAGGTCCCGGCGGTGTGCGCCACGAAAGAGGGCGCGTTCCGGCCCATGGCCAGCCGCCTGCTGCACGACCTCGCACCCGATCTGACGATCTGGGAATGCGATACGACGGTCTACCGCGCCGGCTGGCTACGTGCGGGCATCGTCGGGCCCGCGCAACTCGGCACGTCGGGCTACCTGTACGAGACTCCGCAACACCCGGTGCTCTCCGAGTACTGGGAGCTCATCTGGAGCGACAAGCTGTCCGAGGCGATGGACTACGCCGAGAAGTCCGGCATGGACCAGTTCGGCGTCGACATACGCTCGTGGTTCACGTGCTATCCGGGCCGGGCCGACTATTTCACCCACTGGGGCGGCGCGTTCAAGTACGCGGCATCGGTGCTCGGACTGCCCATCGGGTCGTATCCCCATTCGCGGCCTCCGCAGGCCGAGCTGCCGCAGGAGGCGAAAGACACCATCGACGCAGCGTACCGGCGGTACGGACTGGTCGGCGCCTGA
- a CDS encoding acyl-CoA synthetase, which translates to MGEWTIGAVLDAIADAAPDRLMTICGTRRSTFGESAERTRCLANFLAGQGLGAHRERAELENWECGQDRVALLMHNDLYPDMVIGSLKARTVPVNVNYNYAPREVAELLEYLRPRAVIYHRSFGPKFADVLPPATADVLIAVDDGGSEPLLPGAIGLEEALAQGDTDRDIRPSPDDVMMVCTGGTTGRPKGVMWRQSDTYVVSMNGADHESVDEIHAKLGLEGQPWFAVSPLMHAAGMWTAFAGLLNGLPIVLYDKTRFDPRAVLETAEREKVGMMTMVGDAYAAPLVDELRSGTYDLSSMYAIGTGGAATNPKHQQALLELLPQITLINGYGSSETGNVGFGRSQHGEQKDTFVLREGALVLSEDYTRFLEPGEQEVGFVARAGRIPLGYFDDEAATRKTFPVVDGKRVVISGDRGSLAPDGTLRLFGRDSLVVNTGGEKVFVEEVEEVLRAYAGVADALVVGRPSERWGQELVALVALQPGVDITSEQLHDQCTSQLARFKAPKEFIIVDQVRRLGNGKPDYRWAKATAAQEASLT; encoded by the coding sequence ATGGGGGAATGGACCATCGGGGCGGTGCTCGACGCCATCGCCGACGCCGCACCCGACCGGTTGATGACCATCTGCGGCACGCGTCGCAGCACGTTCGGCGAGTCCGCCGAGCGTACCCGCTGCCTGGCGAATTTCCTTGCCGGACAGGGGCTGGGCGCACATCGCGAACGCGCTGAGCTCGAGAACTGGGAGTGCGGCCAGGACCGCGTCGCGCTGCTCATGCACAACGATCTGTATCCCGACATGGTGATCGGTTCGCTGAAGGCGCGGACCGTTCCGGTCAACGTCAACTACAACTACGCCCCGCGCGAGGTGGCCGAACTCCTGGAGTACCTGCGGCCGCGGGCGGTGATCTACCATCGCTCGTTCGGGCCGAAGTTCGCCGACGTGCTGCCGCCCGCCACCGCCGACGTGCTGATCGCGGTCGACGACGGTGGCTCCGAACCGCTGCTGCCGGGTGCCATCGGTTTGGAAGAGGCGCTGGCTCAAGGGGATACGGATCGCGACATCAGGCCATCGCCCGACGATGTGATGATGGTGTGCACCGGCGGGACCACCGGCCGCCCCAAGGGCGTCATGTGGCGCCAGAGCGACACCTACGTGGTATCGATGAACGGCGCCGACCACGAATCCGTCGACGAGATTCACGCCAAGCTCGGACTGGAGGGGCAACCGTGGTTCGCCGTGTCGCCGCTGATGCACGCCGCGGGCATGTGGACGGCGTTCGCGGGGCTTCTCAACGGGCTGCCGATCGTCCTCTACGACAAGACGCGCTTCGACCCGCGTGCGGTACTGGAGACCGCCGAGCGTGAGAAGGTCGGCATGATGACGATGGTCGGCGATGCCTATGCGGCACCGTTGGTCGACGAATTGCGCAGCGGCACTTACGACCTGTCCTCGATGTACGCCATCGGCACTGGCGGCGCGGCCACCAATCCGAAACACCAACAGGCGCTTCTCGAACTGCTGCCGCAGATCACGTTGATCAACGGCTACGGATCGTCGGAGACCGGCAACGTCGGCTTCGGCCGCAGCCAGCACGGGGAGCAGAAGGACACGTTCGTTCTTCGCGAAGGCGCGCTCGTCCTTTCGGAGGACTACACACGCTTCCTGGAGCCGGGGGAGCAGGAGGTCGGGTTCGTGGCGCGCGCCGGGCGCATCCCGCTCGGCTATTTCGACGACGAAGCCGCCACCCGCAAGACATTTCCCGTCGTCGACGGGAAACGCGTCGTGATCTCCGGGGACAGGGGTTCGCTCGCACCCGACGGCACGCTGAGGTTGTTCGGCCGGGACTCGCTTGTCGTCAACACCGGCGGCGAGAAGGTGTTCGTCGAAGAGGTCGAGGAAGTGTTGCGCGCGTACGCCGGTGTGGCCGACGCGCTGGTGGTCGGACGGCCGAGTGAGCGATGGGGGCAAGAGTTGGTCGCCCTGGTCGCCCTGCAACCGGGTGTCGACATCACTTCTGAACAGCTGCATGATCAGTGCACCTCGCAACTGGCTCGGTTCAAGGCGCCGAAGGAGTTCATCATCGTCGATCAGGTACGCCGGCTCGGGAACGGCAAACCGGACTACCGCTGGGCGAAAGCCACTGCGGCGCAAGAGGCATCCCTGACATGA